Proteins encoded by one window of Halobaculum halobium:
- a CDS encoding aldo/keto reductase, whose amino-acid sequence MTYTTLGDTGVDVSRLCLGCMNFGSERPWMMNDRDASIDLIHEALDHGINFLDTANVYSTGESEDIVGDAVASANRDELVLATKVFGEMRDGPNGSGLSRKHILDQVEASLDRLDTDYIDLYQIHRWDDDTPIEETLAALDRLVETGRVRYIGASTMTAYEFTKALYTSDIEDYSRFACMQPEYSAVARYEEANLLEVCNREGVGVIPWSPLAGGFLTGKYEREAEPTEGTRGAASESVRGYFTEENWAVLDAVRDVAAEIDATPAQVALAWLLERDVVTAPIIGPRSSDHLRENVDAVSVDLSDEEAARIEAPKTPRWPAPGSD is encoded by the coding sequence ATGACGTACACGACACTCGGAGACACAGGCGTGGACGTGTCGCGGTTGTGCCTCGGCTGCATGAACTTCGGGAGCGAGCGACCGTGGATGATGAACGACCGTGACGCGAGTATCGATCTGATTCACGAGGCGCTCGATCACGGCATCAACTTCCTCGACACCGCGAACGTCTACTCGACCGGCGAGAGCGAGGATATCGTCGGCGACGCCGTCGCCTCCGCGAACCGCGACGAACTCGTCCTCGCAACCAAGGTGTTCGGCGAGATGCGCGACGGCCCGAACGGTTCGGGGCTCTCCCGGAAACACATCCTCGACCAGGTCGAGGCCAGCCTCGATCGGCTGGACACCGACTACATCGACCTCTATCAGATCCACCGATGGGACGACGACACGCCGATCGAGGAGACGCTCGCGGCGCTGGATCGCCTCGTCGAGACCGGCCGCGTGCGCTACATCGGCGCCTCGACGATGACCGCCTACGAGTTCACCAAGGCGCTCTACACCAGCGACATCGAGGACTACAGTCGGTTCGCCTGTATGCAGCCCGAGTACTCCGCGGTCGCGCGCTACGAGGAGGCGAACTTGCTGGAGGTGTGCAACCGAGAGGGCGTCGGCGTGATTCCGTGGTCGCCGCTGGCCGGCGGCTTCCTCACCGGCAAGTACGAGCGCGAGGCCGAGCCGACCGAGGGCACCCGCGGTGCGGCCTCCGAGTCGGTTCGAGGGTACTTCACCGAGGAGAACTGGGCCGTGCTCGACGCCGTCCGGGACGTCGCAGCGGAGATCGACGCCACGCCGGCGCAGGTGGCGCTCGCTTGGCTGCTCGAACGGGACGTCGTCACCGCGCCGATCATCGGCCCGCGGTCGAGCGACCACCTCCGGGAGAACGTCGACGCTGTATCGGTCGACCTGAGCGACGAGGAGGCTGCGCGCATCGAGGCCCCGAAGACGCCCCGATGGCCCGCCCCCGGGAGCGACTGA
- a CDS encoding TrmB family transcriptional regulator — protein sequence METESLVETLEAAGLSPYQAEAYVALLELGTASATDVADSSGVPAPRIYDVLRTLEEREYIETYEAGSLQARAHSPSVVLDDLRSRAGRLEAAAEEVEQRWEQPELEAGGASIVTRFRTVIERAETFIEDANHQILLSTTTANLRRLAPVLRDATDRGVSVRVSVHTDEADEHPDTSLFEDLCVEARHRPLPAPFVALADRRQASFAHHPDSYDRYGVLVNDRTHTYVFYWYFLTTLWEPWKTVYDATESGLPTEYLDVRHLVRDLRELGWRETPIRLRVDGYETDTGEECTVEGTVVDVRVPFASEADTGFELAGQVTVDLDADGEHVSVGGWGAIVEDVEGTRLTIVDAPRTD from the coding sequence ATGGAGACCGAGTCGCTCGTCGAAACGCTGGAGGCGGCTGGCCTGTCGCCGTACCAGGCCGAGGCGTACGTCGCGCTGCTGGAGTTGGGTACGGCGTCGGCGACCGACGTGGCGGATTCGAGCGGCGTCCCCGCTCCCCGGATCTACGACGTGTTGCGGACGCTCGAGGAGCGGGAGTACATCGAGACGTACGAGGCCGGCTCGCTGCAGGCACGTGCACACAGCCCCTCGGTCGTGTTGGACGACCTCCGGAGCCGGGCCGGCCGACTGGAGGCGGCCGCCGAGGAGGTGGAACAGCGGTGGGAACAGCCCGAGTTAGAGGCCGGCGGCGCGAGCATCGTCACGCGGTTCCGGACCGTCATCGAACGCGCGGAGACGTTCATCGAGGATGCGAACCACCAGATCCTCCTGTCGACGACGACCGCGAACCTCAGACGCCTCGCCCCGGTGCTTCGTGACGCGACCGATCGCGGTGTCTCGGTGCGTGTCTCCGTCCACACAGACGAGGCCGACGAACACCCGGACACGTCGCTGTTCGAGGACCTCTGTGTCGAGGCGCGCCACCGCCCGCTCCCCGCGCCGTTCGTCGCGCTCGCCGACCGTCGACAGGCGTCGTTCGCCCACCACCCCGACTCGTACGACCGCTACGGGGTGCTCGTGAACGACCGGACGCACACCTACGTGTTCTACTGGTATTTCCTCACGACGCTGTGGGAACCGTGGAAGACGGTGTACGATGCGACAGAGTCGGGGCTTCCGACCGAGTACCTCGACGTGCGCCACCTCGTTCGCGACCTCCGGGAACTGGGCTGGCGGGAGACCCCGATCCGCCTCCGCGTCGACGGCTACGAGACAGACACCGGCGAAGAGTGCACCGTCGAGGGGACTGTCGTCGACGTCCGCGTCCCGTTCGCCTCGGAGGCCGACACCGGCTTCGAGTTGGCGGGGCAGGTCACCGTCGACCTCGATGCCGACGGCGAGCACGTCAGCGTCGGCGGGTGGGGGGCGATCGTCGAAGACGTCGAGGGAACGAGACTCACGATCGTCGACGCGCCCCGCACCGACTGA
- a CDS encoding extracellular solute-binding protein, producing MSNDKTRNGVSRRDYLAAASGAGATLGLAGCLGGGDGGGGSGGPINTEPPEEDVTIQIAADSNFANAADDIVQTLREDGGLPENISIEFLAGSFTTGDRRSQYQQILSAGQERPTVLMMDNGWTIPFIAREQLANLSEELPASITDQVQENYLSNMVATAQNTDGDLFGIPLFADFPTIQYRKDLMREAGYTDEDFDTWATEPMTWQEFSSVVAETVEATDVDNGFLWQGASYEGLSCCDFIEFMGSHGGSYFGEFENYFGPIGDRPITVDEENVINAIRMMRTFINGSEDEVALDGYADISPDAVVQYTEEPSREPFTNGNAVALRNWPYSININGAEDAFGEDLGVMPIPYAVTQEDSPYESIGGSTSALGGWHLTLNPNATEPRKRAALQLFQALQVDEVRLRMFEIGGWTPPIADLINTDRTQELELIGRYVDSLQVAGENALPRPVTSVWPQQSTQIAKEVNASLREQKTPTEAMTALKESLESIESQA from the coding sequence ATGTCTAACGACAAGACACGGAACGGGGTATCGCGGCGGGACTACCTCGCAGCAGCAAGCGGCGCGGGTGCGACGCTTGGGCTAGCTGGCTGTCTGGGTGGGGGCGACGGTGGCGGTGGGAGCGGGGGGCCGATCAACACCGAACCTCCTGAGGAAGATGTGACGATCCAGATCGCGGCCGACTCCAACTTCGCGAACGCGGCCGACGACATCGTGCAAACGCTCCGAGAGGACGGGGGACTCCCGGAGAACATCTCCATCGAGTTCCTCGCCGGGTCGTTCACCACCGGCGACCGGCGCTCGCAGTACCAACAGATCCTCTCGGCCGGTCAGGAGCGACCGACGGTCCTGATGATGGACAACGGGTGGACGATTCCGTTCATCGCGCGCGAGCAGTTGGCGAACCTGAGCGAGGAGCTGCCGGCGTCGATCACGGATCAGGTCCAAGAGAACTACCTCTCGAACATGGTCGCGACGGCCCAGAACACCGACGGCGACCTCTTCGGTATTCCGCTGTTCGCGGACTTCCCGACGATCCAGTACCGCAAGGACCTGATGCGGGAGGCCGGCTACACCGACGAGGACTTCGACACGTGGGCAACCGAGCCGATGACGTGGCAGGAGTTCTCCTCGGTCGTTGCCGAGACGGTGGAAGCCACCGACGTGGACAACGGCTTCCTCTGGCAGGGCGCCTCCTACGAGGGCCTGTCCTGCTGTGACTTCATCGAGTTCATGGGCTCGCACGGCGGGTCGTACTTCGGCGAGTTCGAGAACTACTTCGGACCGATCGGCGACCGACCGATCACCGTCGACGAGGAGAACGTCATCAACGCGATCCGCATGATGCGGACGTTCATCAACGGGAGCGAGGACGAAGTCGCGCTCGATGGGTACGCCGACATCTCCCCGGACGCGGTCGTTCAGTACACGGAGGAACCGTCGCGCGAACCGTTCACGAACGGCAACGCGGTTGCGCTGCGCAACTGGCCGTACTCGATCAACATCAACGGCGCGGAGGACGCCTTCGGCGAGGATCTTGGGGTCATGCCCATCCCGTATGCGGTCACTCAGGAGGACTCCCCCTACGAGTCCATCGGTGGGAGTACCTCTGCACTCGGCGGCTGGCATCTCACCCTGAACCCGAACGCGACGGAGCCGCGCAAGCGGGCCGCGCTGCAGCTGTTCCAAGCGCTCCAGGTGGACGAGGTCCGCCTGCGCATGTTCGAGATCGGCGGGTGGACGCCGCCCATCGCTGATCTGATCAACACCGATCGCACCCAGGAGCTCGAGCTCATCGGCCGCTACGTCGACTCCCTGCAGGTCGCCGGCGAGAACGCGCTGCCGCGGCCGGTCACGTCCGTCTGGCCCCAGCAATCGACGCAGATCGCCAAGGAAGTCAACGCGAGCCTCCGAGAGCAGAAGACGCCGACGGAGGCGATGACGGCCCTGAAGGAGTCCCTGGAGTCGATCGAGAGCCAGGCGTAA
- a CDS encoding carbohydrate ABC transporter permease, with the protein MTTEQQAGESPRRERSGVYVETVRWMENLSETQYAYLLLTPALLLLAVIAFWPLLSTFRLSLFADSFGAANVGSFVGVQNYVGILTGERSALLPSPFLPQNLTVSAMFNSALAVTLVFTIISVSFETVIGFVQALVLDQEFRGRRWVRVAIILPWAIPIVVQGMIFFLMFQPNVGFLVGTSDNPALLNQLGLLTTTPLANAQDATMIVIVADIWKTTAFMALLILAGMQSIDRSLFDVAKVAGASPWQRFKYITLPIILPTVLVAMLFRTIQAMRIYGLIETVAGCTTVPSLSCLVVTTFSNRMLGSSATIAFITAAIIGVVVSVYIIGYARGEL; encoded by the coding sequence ATGACTACCGAACAACAGGCGGGCGAGTCCCCTCGACGCGAACGGTCGGGAGTATACGTCGAGACCGTCCGGTGGATGGAGAACCTCTCGGAGACGCAGTACGCGTATCTCCTCTTGACACCGGCGTTGCTGCTGCTGGCCGTGATCGCGTTCTGGCCGCTGTTGTCGACGTTCAGGCTCTCGTTGTTCGCCGACAGCTTCGGCGCGGCGAACGTCGGGTCGTTCGTCGGCGTCCAAAACTACGTGGGGATACTCACCGGAGAGCGCTCGGCGCTGCTTCCGTCGCCGTTCCTGCCACAGAACCTGACGGTCAGCGCCATGTTCAACAGCGCCCTCGCGGTGACACTGGTGTTCACGATCATCAGCGTCTCCTTCGAGACGGTCATCGGGTTCGTGCAAGCGCTCGTCCTCGACCAGGAGTTCAGGGGCCGACGTTGGGTCCGGGTCGCGATCATCCTTCCGTGGGCGATCCCGATCGTCGTCCAGGGGATGATCTTCTTCCTGATGTTCCAACCGAACGTCGGCTTCCTCGTCGGGACCTCGGATAACCCGGCGCTGTTGAACCAACTCGGGCTGCTCACGACGACGCCGCTGGCGAACGCCCAGGACGCGACGATGATCGTCATCGTCGCCGACATCTGGAAGACGACGGCGTTTATGGCGTTGCTGATCCTCGCCGGGATGCAGTCGATCGACCGGAGCCTCTTCGACGTGGCGAAGGTTGCGGGGGCGTCACCGTGGCAGCGGTTCAAGTACATCACGCTGCCAATCATTCTGCCGACGGTGCTGGTCGCGATGCTGTTCCGTACCATTCAGGCGATGCGTATCTACGGGCTCATCGAAACCGTCGCGGGATGTACGACCGTTCCCTCGCTGTCGTGTCTGGTGGTGACGACGTTCAGCAACCGGATGCTCGGGTCCTCGGCGACCATCGCGTTCATCACGGCGGCGATCATCGGCGTCGTCGTCTCAGTGTACATCATCGGCTACGCGAGAGGTGAACTATGA
- a CDS encoding carbohydrate ABC transporter permease: MTDGDTDTRTTGTGPRTDGGVAGDAELTRGPLQRWVGKVIKDPERAYRAMFYVATIFFLLTTLFPFYFLLVLGVTPENVPLGVFPAAVDFSVFVEVFRQINFLRYMVNSLVLALSTTAVVLLLSSLAGYVFGRLEFPGRTPLMLIVLAISYFPPAAFFVPLYRLFTGNVIPGLTLYNTPGAMILPFSSLFMPLSIFILTTFYGQIPDGLEDAARVEGTTRLGALFRVIIPLSAPGVATAGVLTFISVYNEFFFSQLMNNGQPDNWAPIVGGLLSLQRAGQFEVTYGIMAAGSIIAVVPVAILVVVAQEKIVSGLTAGALKE; this comes from the coding sequence ATGACCGACGGCGATACTGACACTCGGACGACCGGTACCGGACCGCGCACCGACGGCGGCGTCGCGGGCGACGCGGAACTGACGCGGGGACCCCTCCAGCGGTGGGTCGGAAAAGTCATCAAAGACCCCGAGCGCGCATACCGCGCGATGTTCTACGTCGCGACGATCTTCTTCCTGCTCACGACGCTGTTCCCGTTCTACTTCCTGCTCGTGCTCGGCGTGACCCCCGAGAACGTGCCGCTGGGCGTCTTCCCCGCGGCGGTCGACTTCTCGGTGTTCGTCGAGGTGTTCCGGCAGATCAACTTCCTCCGGTACATGGTGAACAGCCTCGTGCTGGCGCTGTCGACGACAGCGGTCGTCCTGCTGCTGTCGAGCCTCGCGGGCTACGTGTTCGGCCGGCTGGAGTTCCCCGGACGCACGCCGCTGATGCTGATCGTGCTCGCGATCAGCTACTTCCCGCCGGCGGCGTTCTTCGTTCCGCTGTACCGGCTGTTCACGGGGAACGTGATCCCCGGCCTCACCCTCTACAACACGCCGGGGGCGATGATCCTCCCGTTCAGTTCGCTGTTCATGCCGCTGTCCATCTTCATCCTCACGACCTTCTACGGGCAGATCCCGGACGGGTTGGAGGACGCCGCCCGAGTCGAGGGAACGACGCGGCTGGGCGCGCTGTTCAGGGTCATCATTCCGCTGTCGGCTCCCGGCGTCGCGACGGCCGGCGTCTTGACGTTCATCTCTGTCTACAACGAGTTCTTCTTCAGTCAGCTGATGAACAACGGCCAGCCGGACAACTGGGCGCCCATCGTGGGCGGGCTGCTGAGTCTCCAGCGCGCGGGGCAGTTCGAGGTGACCTACGGCATCATGGCCGCCGGCAGTATCATCGCGGTGGTGCCGGTCGCCATCCTCGTCGTTGTCGCACAGGAGAAGATCGTGAGCGGACTGACGGCCGGTGCACTCAAGGAGTAA
- a CDS encoding ABC transporter ATP-binding protein, with protein sequence MARVQLKDVTKRYEDVTAVEAMNLDIEDGEFITLVGPSGCGKSTTMEMIAGLTMPSEGTVNIGDRDVTTLPPKDRGISMVFQNIALFPHMDVYDNISFGLRLRDFEKDEIDRRVEEAASVVQMEGMLDRMPDEMSGGQRQRVAIARAIVRQPDVFLMDEPLANLDAKLRVHMRTELQRLHKELDTTIIYVTHDQAEAMTMSDRIAVLNEGELQQFAAPLTCYNEPANEFVAGFIGSPAMNFTGGEVTASGFTSPHYEVSFGTETVALGPGDAVTLGVRPEDVYPEEFVDDAIDPTELIEAEVDVLEPMGDQIFVYLMLSEDAGSGMGGDVSGDDSLLMSVSPDSTIEEGDHINVALDRPKIHLFDDSSGEALVHGVAQTPGASAESQGEEAE encoded by the coding sequence ATGGCACGAGTTCAACTCAAAGACGTGACGAAACGGTACGAGGACGTGACAGCGGTCGAGGCGATGAACCTCGACATCGAGGACGGCGAGTTCATCACGCTCGTCGGTCCCTCGGGCTGTGGGAAGTCGACCACCATGGAGATGATCGCGGGACTGACGATGCCCAGCGAGGGCACCGTCAACATCGGCGACCGCGACGTGACGACGCTCCCGCCGAAGGACCGCGGGATCTCGATGGTGTTCCAGAACATCGCGCTGTTCCCGCACATGGACGTGTACGACAACATCTCCTTCGGGTTGCGGCTGCGCGACTTCGAGAAGGACGAGATCGACCGCCGGGTCGAGGAGGCGGCGAGCGTCGTCCAGATGGAGGGGATGCTCGACCGGATGCCCGACGAGATGTCGGGTGGACAGCGCCAGCGCGTCGCCATCGCTCGCGCCATCGTCCGTCAGCCGGACGTGTTCCTGATGGACGAGCCGCTGGCGAACCTCGACGCGAAGCTGCGCGTCCACATGCGGACGGAGCTCCAGCGGCTCCACAAGGAACTGGACACGACGATCATCTACGTCACCCACGACCAGGCGGAGGCGATGACGATGTCCGACCGCATCGCGGTCCTCAACGAGGGGGAGCTTCAGCAGTTCGCGGCGCCCCTGACCTGTTACAACGAGCCGGCCAACGAGTTCGTCGCCGGCTTCATCGGGTCGCCGGCGATGAACTTCACCGGCGGAGAGGTCACCGCCTCCGGCTTCACCTCGCCGCACTACGAGGTGAGCTTCGGGACCGAAACCGTCGCACTCGGCCCCGGAGACGCGGTGACGCTCGGCGTTCGTCCGGAGGACGTGTACCCGGAGGAGTTCGTCGACGACGCGATCGACCCGACCGAACTGATCGAGGCCGAGGTCGACGTGCTCGAGCCGATGGGCGATCAGATCTTCGTGTATCTCATGCTCTCGGAGGATGCGGGCAGCGGGATGGGCGGGGACGTGAGCGGGGACGACAGTCTCCTGATGAGCGTCTCTCCGGACAGCACCATCGAAGAGGGAGATCACATCAACGTCGCGCTCGACCGTCCGAAGATCCACCTGTTCGATGACAGCAGCGGCGAGGCGCTCGTCCACGGCGTCGCGCAGACGCCGGGCGCGAGCGCTGAATCGCAGGGAGAGGAGGCCGAGTAA
- a CDS encoding Gfo/Idh/MocA family protein, producing MTLVDGFDPSDVRVGIVGLGGIGHHHAERLESLGADLVGGMDVDAGAREHFVHEFDAHAFEDAGELYDMVDAVFITTPNRFHEEYAVSALEWGLDVLLEKPLAHTLESAERIAEAAREAEGICMVGFNNRFAAPVEVLKHYQGEGRFGDVTHVEANYVRRRGVPGRGSWFTTKDVSGGGSLIDIGVHAIDLALYFLDFPEIVEVSGVARSEFGGRDDYTYIDMWGDDSGPEDFDVDDSVSAFIRTADGATVSLEAAWATNRPENNDFFVRGTEGGAHFDRGSGELTLFENGVGGGHHLTDTAVDTREVDTHRAEQAAFLEAVATGEAPSRNSVEQALTVQRVIDGIYRSTDDGRAVRIDE from the coding sequence ATGACGCTCGTCGACGGCTTCGACCCGTCCGATGTCCGCGTCGGCATCGTCGGCCTCGGCGGCATCGGCCACCATCACGCAGAGCGCTTGGAGTCGCTCGGCGCTGATCTGGTCGGCGGGATGGACGTCGACGCCGGCGCGCGCGAGCACTTCGTCCACGAGTTCGACGCGCACGCGTTCGAGGACGCCGGCGAACTGTACGACATGGTCGACGCCGTGTTCATCACCACGCCGAACCGGTTCCACGAGGAGTACGCCGTCTCCGCGCTGGAGTGGGGACTCGACGTGCTGCTGGAGAAGCCGCTGGCACACACCCTGGAGTCGGCCGAGCGGATCGCCGAGGCCGCCCGCGAGGCCGAGGGGATCTGCATGGTCGGGTTCAACAACCGCTTCGCGGCGCCCGTCGAGGTGCTGAAACACTATCAGGGGGAGGGGCGCTTCGGGGACGTGACCCACGTCGAAGCCAACTACGTGCGTCGCCGGGGCGTCCCCGGTCGCGGGTCGTGGTTCACGACGAAGGACGTCTCCGGGGGCGGCAGCCTCATCGACATCGGCGTCCATGCCATCGACCTGGCGCTGTACTTCCTCGACTTCCCGGAGATCGTCGAGGTCTCCGGGGTTGCGCGCTCGGAGTTCGGCGGCCGCGACGACTACACCTACATCGACATGTGGGGCGACGACTCGGGCCCGGAGGACTTCGACGTCGACGACTCGGTTTCGGCATTCATCCGCACGGCAGACGGCGCGACCGTCTCGCTGGAGGCCGCGTGGGCGACGAACCGCCCTGAGAACAACGACTTCTTCGTCCGCGGAACCGAGGGCGGCGCGCACTTCGACCGCGGCAGCGGCGAACTCACCCTGTTCGAGAACGGCGTCGGCGGCGGCCACCACCTGACGGACACGGCCGTCGATACGCGCGAGGTGGACACCCACCGCGCCGAACAGGCGGCGTTCCTCGAGGCGGTCGCGACGGGCGAGGCGCCGAGCCGAAACTCCGTCGAGCAGGCGCTGACGGTCCAGCGCGTCATCGACGGCATCTATCGCTCGACCGACGATGGGCGGGCGGTCCGGATCGACGAGTAG
- a CDS encoding CNNM domain-containing protein, which yields MGTPEVLIRLVAGVGLILANGFFVAIEFALTRARQFTEAEFVGDTPALERAWEMTQNLEIYLTTCQVGITASSIAVGIVAEPALAALFEPVFENTALASVGAGAILGFVIINLLHLTHGEQTPTYLGVERSRLVSRYGATPLYYFHMLISPVITFGDWIAKGTLKLFGVEMTGAWLETEEDVIESRADLRRELSSTLEAGDLSEERREEVVNALRVGERTVSEISVPPEEIVSLSTGNDWEENLATMREHPHSRFPLLGDDGQEFLGIVYVPAFIREVDRLADHDLDLREVAAPPMTLSPDATVSDAIDRFQAEGQELALVVSDGEIRGLVTATDAFEEVMGELEDPMDRRAAEGAD from the coding sequence ATGGGTACGCCCGAGGTCCTGATCAGACTCGTCGCGGGGGTCGGACTGATCCTCGCCAACGGCTTTTTCGTCGCGATCGAGTTCGCGCTGACGCGGGCGCGACAGTTCACCGAGGCGGAGTTCGTCGGCGACACGCCCGCGCTGGAACGCGCCTGGGAGATGACCCAGAACCTCGAGATCTATCTGACGACCTGCCAGGTCGGGATCACCGCCTCGAGCATCGCCGTCGGGATCGTCGCCGAGCCGGCGCTGGCGGCGCTGTTCGAGCCCGTGTTCGAGAACACCGCGCTCGCGTCGGTCGGCGCCGGGGCGATCCTCGGATTCGTGATCATCAACCTCCTGCACCTGACGCACGGCGAGCAGACGCCGACGTATCTCGGCGTGGAGCGATCGCGGCTGGTGTCGCGCTACGGCGCGACGCCGCTGTACTACTTCCACATGCTGATCTCCCCGGTCATCACGTTCGGCGACTGGATCGCGAAGGGCACGCTGAAGCTGTTCGGCGTGGAGATGACCGGCGCGTGGCTGGAGACAGAGGAGGACGTCATCGAGTCGCGCGCGGACCTCCGTCGGGAGCTCTCCTCGACGCTGGAGGCGGGCGATCTCTCCGAGGAACGACGCGAGGAGGTCGTCAACGCCCTCCGAGTCGGCGAACGGACCGTTTCGGAGATCTCGGTCCCGCCCGAGGAGATCGTGTCGCTGTCGACGGGCAACGACTGGGAGGAGAACCTCGCGACGATGCGCGAACACCCGCATTCGCGGTTCCCGCTGCTGGGCGACGACGGTCAGGAGTTCCTCGGCATCGTGTACGTCCCCGCGTTCATCCGCGAGGTCGACCGACTCGCCGACCACGACCTCGACCTGCGGGAGGTCGCGGCCCCGCCGATGACGCTGTCGCCGGACGCGACCGTCTCGGACGCGATCGACCGCTTCCAGGCGGAGGGCCAGGAGCTCGCGCTCGTCGTCTCCGACGGTGAGATCCGCGGGCTGGTGACCGCCACGGACGCGTTCGAAGAGGTGATGGGCGAACTGGAAGACCCGATGGACAGGCGCGCCGCCGAGGGCGCGGACTGA
- a CDS encoding sugar phosphate isomerase/epimerase family protein translates to MDIGVLTVPLGGESRADAFEYLAGIGVETVELGVGGYPGQDHTDREALLADEDARETLRADLDEHDLRVSALATHNNPLHPDEETAVAADRELREAVELADEFEVDTVTCFSGLPAGGPNDEVPNWVTAPWPTEHAEAEAYQWEVAEDYWSDLAAHADYHGVDLAIEMHPNMLVYEPHGMLKLRELTNERVGANFDPSHLYWQGIDATEAIRVLGENDAIHHVHAKDTKVYESQSREKGVLDTTDYADSENRSWLFRSVGYGHGEAHWKDVVSTLRMVGYDGALSIEHEDALTSSREGMEKAVDLLKRARFETTPGDAYWAE, encoded by the coding sequence ATGGACATCGGCGTACTGACCGTACCACTCGGCGGCGAATCGCGGGCGGACGCGTTCGAGTACCTCGCCGGCATCGGCGTGGAGACCGTCGAGCTCGGCGTCGGCGGCTACCCCGGACAGGACCACACCGACCGCGAGGCGTTGCTCGCGGACGAAGACGCGAGAGAGACACTGCGCGCGGACCTCGACGAACACGACCTGCGCGTGAGCGCGCTCGCGACCCACAACAACCCGCTGCACCCCGACGAGGAGACAGCGGTCGCGGCGGACCGCGAACTCCGGGAGGCGGTGGAGCTCGCCGACGAGTTCGAGGTCGACACGGTCACCTGTTTCTCGGGGCTACCCGCGGGCGGCCCGAACGACGAGGTGCCCAACTGGGTCACGGCGCCGTGGCCGACCGAGCACGCAGAGGCGGAGGCGTACCAGTGGGAGGTCGCCGAGGACTACTGGTCGGATCTCGCCGCCCACGCCGACTACCACGGCGTCGACCTGGCGATCGAGATGCACCCGAACATGCTCGTGTACGAGCCGCACGGCATGCTGAAGCTGCGCGAGCTGACGAACGAACGCGTCGGCGCTAACTTCGACCCCTCGCACCTCTACTGGCAGGGGATCGACGCGACCGAGGCGATCCGCGTGCTCGGCGAGAACGACGCGATCCACCACGTCCACGCGAAGGACACGAAGGTGTACGAGTCGCAGTCGCGCGAGAAGGGCGTGCTCGACACGACCGATTACGCCGACAGCGAGAACCGCTCGTGGCTGTTCCGGTCGGTCGGCTACGGTCACGGCGAGGCGCACTGGAAGGACGTGGTCAGCACGCTCCGGATGGTCGGCTACGACGGCGCCCTCTCCATCGAACACGAGGACGCGCTCACCTCCTCGCGGGAGGGCATGGAGAAGGCCGTCGACCTGCTGAAACGCGCGCGCTTCGAAACCACTCCCGGCGACGCCTACTGGGCGGAGTAA